One window of Sardina pilchardus chromosome 2, fSarPil1.1, whole genome shotgun sequence genomic DNA carries:
- the cldn1 gene encoding claudin-1: MANGGVQLLGFCLSILGFFGIIASTAMVEWKASSYAGDNIITAQAMYEGLWKSCVSQSTGQIQCKSYDSLLQLSGELQATRGLMLFSILLIAISVLVAVVGMKCTTCLAEDKQQKNKVALAGGILFIIGGLSALVATSMYGHKIAKDFYNPFTPTNAKYEFGAALFVGWAASVLTIIGGGFLCCNCSTESSGKGPKYPATRGGVSGTHV, translated from the exons ATGGCAAACGGAGGCGTTCAACTTCTtggtttctgtctgtctattctGGGCTTTTTCGGAATAATCGCTTCGACTGCAATGGTAGAATGGAAAGCGTCTTCATATGCGGGGGACAATATTATCACAGCCCAAGCCATGTATGAAGGACTTTGGAAGTCATGTGTGTCTCAGAGTACTGGGCAGATTCAATGCAAATCATATGATTCATTACTTCAGCTGTCAG gGGAGCTGCAGGCCACCCGTGGCCTGATGCTGTTTTCCATCCTGCTGATAGCCATTTCAGTACTAGTGGCTGTGGTGGGCATGAAATGCACCACATGCTTGGCGGAGGACaagcaacagaaaaacaaagttGCCCTGGCAGGAGGAATCCTCTTCATTATTGGAG GACTGAGTGCTCTTGTTGCCACATCCATGTATGGACATAAGATAGCTAAGGACTTCTACAACCCCTTCACCCCAACAAATGCCAA GTATGAGTTTGGTGCAGCTCTCTTTGTGGGCTGGGCAGCATCCGTTCTCACAATTATCGGAGGAGGCTTCTTGTGCTGCAACTGTAGCACTGAATCATCAGGGAAAGGACCCAAGTACCCCGCCACCCGCGGAGGAGTCTCAGGCACACATGTGTAG
- the zgc:153913 gene encoding carboxypeptidase N subunit 2 has product MMSCHRITLFLLLLHCCYIRGCPSQCQCFLKSKAICSEERMYSFPQGLSLQVRELIIITSGLSSVSANSFLGSPMLTKLAIISNPVRAIAPLAFSGLTQLEDLEVSGNTRLEAVQLGTFDHLGNLSRLLLNNNELLKLEKGLFDHLPNLETLEIRGNAFIRLPDFLFCKLQNLQSLDVSMNKIASVEATLLSDLTQLQSLKLGFNQISSLPPDMFKYVPALKELSLQSNNISTLPEGLFAFLNKLEELNLRDNQLTEVRAGTFPSSLKELNLQGNQLTSLSLGDLPLLTDLVLSRNRFTDLPSDLLRNVTSLEQLDLSENQLSSISANLFSGLSKIMSIHLHKNSLTSLEPEAFQDQIDMERLTLAQNRLQNLPHGFFEPFLETRNVITLRGNPWQCDCNFSYLYTWLEFGSYLVEDLGRTYCKGPAALKGQNLMSVERDQLVCSNNSTKPAPADSLQPLDKETFAPNQTNQCIMQKSNGVYSIKCTVTKCSNLKIQARIYGPDGSTTDYVLSKEWSEYSQCLNGTTTPEV; this is encoded by the coding sequence ATGATGAGCTGTCACAGAATCACTCTGTTTCTGTTGCTTCTGCACTGTTGCTACATCCGTGGCTGTCCTTCCCAGTGCCAGTGCTTCCTGAAGTCAAAGGCCATATGCTCTGAGGAGCGAATGTACTCATTTCCCCAAGGTCTCTCCCTTCAGGTGAGAGAGCTCATCATCATAACCTCTGGGCTCTCAAGCGTATCCGCTAACAGCTTCCTTGGCAGCCCTATGCTAACGAAGCTGGCCATCATCAGCAATCCTGTGAGGGCTATCGCCCCTCTGGCCTTCAGTGGCCTCACACAACTGGAGGACCTGGAGGTCAGCGGAAACACTCGGCTGGAGGCTGTGCAGCTCGGGACGTTTGACCACCTGGGCAACCTCTCTAGACTCCTCCTGAACAACAATGAGCTGCTGAAACTGGAAAAGGGGCTGTTTGATCATTTGCCCAACCTGGAGACTCTGGAGATAAGGGGCAATGCATTTATCCGGCTACCCGATTTCCTCTTCTGCAAACTTCAAAACCTCCAATCCCTGGATGTGTCCATGAATAAGATCGCCTCAGTGGAGGCCACTCTGTTGAGTGACTTGACACAGCTACAATCCCTCAAGCTAGGCTTCAACCAGATTAGCTCTCTCCCACCAGACATGTTTAAATATGTTCCAGCGCTAAAGGAACTCAGTTTGCAGAGTAATAATATATCAACACTGCCAGAGGGACTATTCGCTTTCCTAAATAAGCTGGAGGAACTTAATCTCCGAGATAACCAGCTGACTGAGGTGAGGGCTGGCACATTCCCCTCCAGTCTGAAGGAACTCAACCTGCAAGGGAACCAGCTCACCTCCCTGTCACTGGGAGATTTGCCTCTTCTCACAGATCTGGTACTGTCAAGAAATAGGTTCACGGATCTTCCCAGTGATCTGCTCAGGAACGTAACTTCACTGGAACAGCTGGATCTATCTGAAAACCAACTCTCGTCTATATCTGCCAACCTTTTCTCAGGACTCTCTAAAATTATGTCCATCCACCTCcacaaaaacagcctgacctCTTTGGAGCCTGAGGCGTTCCAAGACCAGATTGACATGGAGCGACTGACTCTGGCGCAGAATCGGCTGCAGAACCTTCCCCATGGCTTCTTTGAGCCCTTTCTGGAAACAAGGAATGTGATCACTCTCCGTGGTAACCCATGGCAATGCGACTGCAACTTCTCATATCTGTATACCTGGCTGGAGTTTGGAAGTTACCTGGTTGAGGATCTAGGTCGGACCTACTGCAAAGGTCCCGCTGCTTTGAAAGGACAGAACTTgatgtctgtcgagagagaccAGCTGGTATGCTCCAATAACTCTACCAAACCTGCTCCAGCAGACTCCCTCCAACCCCTTGACAAAGAAACATTTGCACCAAATCAAACTAACCAGTGCATCATGCAGAAGAGCAATGGTGTTTACTCCATAAAATGCACAGTGACAAAATGTTCTAATCTTAAGATTCAGGCCCGTATTTATGGTCCTGATGGAAGCACAACAGACTATGTTTTGAGCAAAGAGTGGTCTGAATATTCACAATGTTTAAACGGCACCACAACACCCGAAGtttga
- the kdsr gene encoding 3-ketodihydrosphingosine reductase: MSSEEVSSISDWLVLNSWWLLLPFIMLLVVAAFVVAFVLLLYMISPLISPKPMKLNGAHVVVTGGSSGIGKSIAVECYKQGAFITLVARDESKLLQAKKEIEKFAINDKQVVLCISVDVSKDYSQVESVIKQAQEKLGPVDMLVNCAGSSISGKFEDVEVDHFRKLMEVNYLGSVYPTRAVITTMKERRMGRIMFVASQAAQIGLFGYTAYSPSKFALRGLAESLQMEMKPYNIYVTVAFPPDTDTPGLAEENKSKPLETRLISETSGVCQPDQVAKVVVRDAVQGNFSSSVGPDGYMLSALTCGMSPVTSITEGLQQIVTMGLFRTIALFYLGSFDSIVRRCMIQREQSKATDKKE; the protein is encoded by the exons ATGTCCTCTGAAGAAGTCTCATCGATATCGGATTGGCTCGTGCTGAATTCCTGGTGGCTACTCTTGCCTTTCATCATGCTGCTAGTTGTCGCTGCATTTGTCGTAGCCTTCGTGTTGCTGCTCTACATGATATCACCGCTAATAAGCCCCAAACCAATGAAATTGAACGGGGCCCACGTCGTG GTCACTGGCGGGTCCAGTGGCATTGGGAAGTCCATCGCCGTCGAATGCTATAAGCAAGGTGCCTTTATCACACTGGTGGCACGTGATGAG AGCAAATTGCTCCAGGCGAAGAAGGAAATTGAAAAATTTGCCATAAATGATAAGCAG GTTGTGCTGTGCATTTCAGTTGACGTGTCAAAGGACTATAGTCAAGTGGAAAGTGTCATCAAACAG GCCCAGGAGAAGCTGGGGCCTGTCGACATGCTGGTGAACTGCGCTGGCTCGTCCATCTCAGGGAAGTTTGAGGACGTGGAGGTGGACCATTTCCGG AAACTGATGGAGGTGAACTACCTGGGCAGCGTCTACCCAACGCGAGCGGTCATCACCACCATGAAGGAGCGCAGGATGGGCCGCATCATGTTCGTGGCCTCCCAGGCCGCCCAGATCGGCCTGTTCGGCTACACCGCCTACTCCCCATCCAAGTTCGCCCTGCGTGGCCTAGCCGAGTCCCTGCAGATGGAG ATGAAGCCCTATAACATCTATGTGACAGTGGCTTTCCCCCCGGACACTGACACTCCAGGCCTGGCGGAGGAGAATAAGTCTAAG CCCTTAGAGACCAGGCTGATATCGGAGACATCAGGGGTGTGCCAGCCAGACCAGGTGGCTAAAGTTGTGGTCAGGGACGCTGTG cagGGGAACTTTAGCAGCTCAGTGGGGCCTGATGGCTACATGCTGTCGGCTCTCACCTGTGGAATGAGCCCAGTCACGTCCATCACAGAGGGCCTACAGCAG ATCGTGACCATGGGGCTCTTCCGCACCATCGCCCTCTTCTACCTGGGCAGCTTCGACAGCATCGTGCGCCGCTGCATGATACAGAGGGAGCAGTCCAAAGCTACCGACAAGAAGGAGTAA